From a region of the Agromyces ramosus genome:
- a CDS encoding PfkB family carbohydrate kinase codes for MNGGAGQHDGNAGFVIATIGDNTIDRYIGDESARYAGGNAYNVAAQLAGRGRAVAYFGAVGADANSRTIARGLHRAGIEPVGLVTMAGPTAATTIRVDGGERVFEREEFGVTADYFPSDADLELLAKASWVHIGMLPRAGELRARLASLGRRAGAANRPVVSQDCAVASGFTELDVAFGSVGERGDARAWAISALGAGARSAVVTRGAAGAVATDGADWFEQRAVPVDVVDTTGAGDAFIAGFIAARLDGAEIPSALERGAHWAAAACSHRGGWPLARADTSRART; via the coding sequence ATGAATGGCGGTGCTGGGCAGCACGACGGAAACGCCGGGTTCGTGATCGCGACTATCGGCGACAACACGATCGACCGGTACATCGGCGACGAGTCCGCGCGATACGCCGGCGGCAACGCCTACAACGTCGCTGCCCAGCTCGCCGGTCGCGGCCGCGCGGTCGCGTACTTCGGCGCGGTCGGCGCCGATGCGAACTCGCGCACCATCGCGCGCGGCCTGCACCGCGCCGGCATCGAACCCGTGGGCCTCGTCACCATGGCGGGGCCAACGGCCGCCACGACGATTCGCGTCGACGGCGGCGAGCGCGTCTTCGAGAGGGAGGAGTTCGGCGTGACCGCCGACTACTTCCCCAGCGACGCCGACCTCGAACTGCTGGCGAAGGCATCCTGGGTGCACATCGGCATGCTGCCCCGCGCCGGGGAACTGCGTGCCCGGCTCGCCTCGCTCGGACGCCGCGCCGGCGCCGCGAACCGCCCGGTCGTGAGCCAGGACTGCGCCGTCGCGTCGGGCTTCACCGAACTGGACGTCGCGTTCGGCTCCGTCGGCGAGCGTGGCGATGCCCGCGCATGGGCGATCTCGGCGCTCGGGGCGGGCGCTCGCTCAGCCGTCGTGACCCGCGGCGCCGCCGGGGCAGTCGCGACGGACGGCGCAGACTGGTTCGAGCAGCGGGCGGTCCCGGTCGACGTAGTCGACACCACCGGCGCGGGCGACGCGTTCATCGCCGGCTTCATCGCTGCGCGCCTCGACGGCGCCGAGATCCCGTCGGCCCTCGAGCGCGGAGCGCACTGGGCCGCGGCGGCGTGCAGCCACCGTGGCGGCTGGCCGCTCGCCCGCGCGGACACGTCGAGGGCTCGAACCTGA